In Bacteriovorax sp. PP10, the genomic window ATGCTAAAAAATTAATGGTGTTTTTTCATGGCTTCATGGAAGACCACACTGACATGATTCCTCTCATGGATTCTCATCAGGACATTTCCTATCTCTTTATTGATTTACCCGGGCATGGAAAAACAAACGTCACGAATTTTAAATCCCGCGAGCAGGCCTTCTCAACGATTGCCTCTTTAATTAATTTTCTAAGAAAAGACCTGGAGCTTGTGCTTTATGGCTACTCAATGGGCGGAAGGATTGCTCTTGAACTCAGCACTCAGTACTTAAAACCTGAATTACTTATTTTAGAGTCTTCTCATTTTGGTCTCGCTGATAAAGAAGACAAAAGTGCGCGCTTTGCTTCTGACTTAAAACTGCTGGCCACTCCTAATTTAAATTTATTAGAGTTTTTTACTAACTGGTATAAAAATCCTATTTTTTCAAACTACAATCAATCTCATAACTACCATACGGATATTGAAAAAAAACTCGCTCACAATCCATCTCAATGGCAGTCTTCGCTGGAGTTCTTCTCTCCTGGAGCTATGCCACTTATGCAGTCGGATGTTTTAGCAAAAGTTGCTGATTTAAAAATTGTCGGGATTGTCGGTAGTGGAGATGAAAAATATAAAAATCATTTTCTCGATATGAAAACGAAACTTCCCCATTTTCAGTATAATGAGATTGCAGGCGCAGGACATAATCCACACAAGACGCATTTGAGTGAAATTAAAATGATTCTAAGAGGCCTGATCTAAATCTTTTTTTAAAAACTGCAGCTCATACAAAATTATCATCAATTGATTTTCAAGTTTATTGAGAACTTCATAAGCACCATCAAAGTTAGAATTGATTCCCCTAAGCTCCAGGTCTTGTGCCACATCTGAGGCCACATCCACGTAAAAGCTCTTCATAATGCCTTTAAAGGTATGGGCATTAATTCTAAGCTGATCACTGTCTTGAGCACTAATAGACTCTCTAATCGGATTTATAAGATTATCAAGAGCATG contains:
- a CDS encoding Hpt domain-containing protein, whose product is MNFKSINVPLLLSHFSGDEEILLDMINAFEHALDNLINPIRESISAQDSDQLRINAHTFKGIMKSFYVDVASDVAQDLELRGINSNFDGAYEVLNKLENQLMIILYELQFLKKDLDQAS